One Dictyoglomus thermophilum H-6-12 DNA window includes the following coding sequences:
- a CDS encoding nucleotidyltransferase domain-containing protein — protein sequence MFDKFFSFSEDTKKEIIEKIKNILIQEEYIVFAYIFGSFAYSDRFNDIDIAIYIKDSPKDKESILKLELELERKVEDKINIPTDVRLINNAPLGFVYNVLSNKIVIIDRDIDLRADFESLIFRKYFDYKHLIEEYLREIKNAPI from the coding sequence ATGTTTGATAAATTCTTTTCCTTTTCAGAAGATACTAAGAAAGAAATAATTGAAAAGATAAAAAATATTCTCATACAAGAAGAATATATTGTTTTTGCCTATATTTTCGGATCCTTTGCTTATTCCGACAGATTTAACGATATAGATATAGCAATTTATATTAAAGATTCCCCCAAAGATAAGGAGAGTATACTGAAATTGGAACTTGAATTAGAAAGAAAAGTTGAAGACAAGATAAATATACCTACAGATGTAAGATTAATAAATAATGCACCATTAGGCTTTGTTTATAATGTCTTGAGCAACAAGATTGTGATCATAGATAGAGACATAGATCTAAGAGCAGATTTTGAAAGCTTAATCTTTAGAAAATATTTTGACTATAAACATTTAATAGAAGAATATTTAAGGGAGATAAAAAATGCTCCAATTTAA
- a CDS encoding ABC transporter ATP-binding protein — MQEDLDFLFPQKEKVSLSEFKILFPYLKTHLKSFILASIFLIISSFITVPIPYLTKMVIDKVLLGNKDVRLLFNLIIVMAVLHIARSIFSGITQYLFVKLNQEIIVTLKSDLFKKILKLPFSFYDRAQTGYLLSRIGEAEGLGLFFSSNLVGQLIRLGEFIFALCMLLYLNWKLTIIALLILPFYYFALKPLADRISYVTKEILESSAKLMGKVQERISGAEVIKLFVAEEREAEKIEKGFKELGRKNILQSIIFTLFAEFNITLTALGGLLILWRGGIDIINGTFTLGSYIAFTAYVQRLYAPIQSLATFNFTLYPALVSLKRVAEIMEITQEEGGDIQINELRGNISFNDVSFSYHENNRVLEDINLEIKEGEKVAIIGPNGSGKTTLIRLLLRMYKPQKGKIFIDGIDLERIKLSSLREKIGIISQNVFLFNDTVKNNISYSRPDISDEELIKLLKETDLYDFFIEGFPKGLDTVIGERGVRISGGQRKIIAFLRAILKNPKILILDEATSEADTIVEEKIFKFIKEKMKNTTCIIITPKNLLEKNFVDKLVYLSKGRIVEIIDEK; from the coding sequence ATGCAAGAAGATTTAGATTTTCTATTTCCTCAAAAGGAAAAAGTTTCTCTATCAGAGTTTAAAATATTATTTCCTTATTTAAAAACTCATCTAAAAAGTTTTATACTTGCAAGTATCTTTCTTATAATCTCTTCTTTCATTACAGTTCCCATTCCCTATTTAACAAAAATGGTAATTGACAAGGTTTTACTGGGAAATAAAGACGTAAGACTTCTTTTTAATTTGATCATTGTCATGGCGGTTCTTCATATAGCAAGAAGCATCTTTTCGGGGATAACTCAATACCTTTTTGTAAAACTGAATCAAGAAATTATTGTTACTTTAAAAAGTGATTTATTCAAAAAGATTCTAAAACTGCCCTTTTCCTTTTATGATCGAGCACAAACAGGATATCTACTAAGTAGAATTGGAGAAGCAGAAGGCTTAGGTTTATTTTTCTCTTCTAATTTAGTAGGCCAATTAATAAGATTAGGAGAATTTATCTTTGCTCTTTGCATGCTTCTTTATCTCAATTGGAAGTTGACTATTATTGCTCTTTTAATTCTCCCTTTTTATTATTTTGCTCTTAAACCTTTAGCAGATAGGATCTCATATGTTACAAAGGAAATTTTAGAATCTTCTGCTAAATTGATGGGAAAAGTACAAGAAAGGATTTCAGGAGCAGAAGTTATTAAGCTTTTTGTGGCAGAAGAAAGAGAAGCAGAAAAAATAGAGAAAGGGTTTAAAGAGCTTGGAAGAAAGAATATTCTACAAAGTATAATCTTTACCTTATTCGCAGAATTTAACATAACCCTTACTGCTTTGGGAGGACTTCTCATCCTATGGAGGGGCGGAATAGATATAATAAATGGAACGTTTACCTTAGGAAGCTATATTGCTTTTACAGCTTATGTACAAAGGCTTTATGCTCCTATTCAAAGTTTAGCTACTTTTAATTTTACTCTCTATCCAGCGCTGGTTTCTCTGAAAAGAGTAGCTGAAATTATGGAAATAACGCAAGAGGAAGGAGGTGATATACAAATTAATGAATTAAGAGGAAATATATCTTTTAATGATGTCTCTTTTTCCTATCATGAGAATAATAGGGTTTTGGAAGATATAAATTTAGAAATAAAAGAAGGAGAAAAAGTTGCTATAATAGGTCCTAATGGTAGTGGAAAAACCACCCTAATTCGATTACTTCTTAGGATGTATAAGCCTCAAAAAGGAAAGATCTTTATAGACGGTATTGATTTAGAGAGAATAAAGCTTTCCTCTTTAAGAGAAAAAATTGGGATTATTTCTCAAAATGTTTTTCTATTTAATGACACTGTTAAGAATAATATCTCTTATTCAAGACCTGATATTTCTGATGAAGAATTAATAAAACTCTTAAAGGAAACAGACTTATACGACTTTTTTATAGAAGGATTCCCAAAGGGTCTTGATACGGTAATAGGAGAAAGAGGGGTAAGAATATCTGGAGGGCAGAGGAAGATTATTGCCTTCCTTAGAGCCATATTGAAAAATCCCAAAATTCTTATACTTGATGAAGCAACCTCTGAAGCAGATACAATAGTAGAGGAAAAAATATTTAAATTTATAAAAGAAAAGATGAAAAATACAACATGCATTATTATTACTCCCAAGAATTTGCTTGAAAAAAACTTTGTAGATAAGCTTGTTTATCTCAGTAAGGGAAGAATTGTGGAGATAATAGACGAAAAATAA
- the hepT gene encoding type VII toxin-antitoxin system HepT family RNase toxin, translating into MNIDLEKIKQRVSDIIESIEEINKLTSMDEGEFWVDKRNIASLKYFLLQAIEALGSICVHICAKKLNRGVSSIGECIELLQKENIISLDLFVRLKKMIGFRNRLIHRYWEIDDKKVYEYAQKDLKDLYDFINEIKKLF; encoded by the coding sequence ATGAATATTGATTTGGAGAAAATTAAGCAAAGAGTATCAGATATCATAGAATCAATAGAGGAAATTAATAAGTTAACCTCTATGGATGAAGGGGAATTTTGGGTAGATAAAAGAAATATAGCCTCATTAAAATATTTTCTTCTTCAGGCAATAGAAGCATTAGGAAGTATATGTGTACATATTTGTGCTAAAAAACTTAACAGAGGAGTTTCCAGTATAGGTGAGTGCATAGAATTACTTCAAAAAGAAAATATAATCTCCCTTGATTTGTTTGTAAGACTCAAAAAAATGATAGGATTTAGAAATAGATTGATACATAGATATTGGGAGATAGATGACAAAAAGGTTTATGAGTATGCCCAAAAAGACCTTAAGGATCTCTATGACTTTATCAACGAAATTAAAAAATTGTTTTAA
- a CDS encoding nucleotidyltransferase domain-containing protein has protein sequence MFDKFFSLSEDIKKEIIEKIKNILIQEEYIVFAYIFGSFLNDPSFRDIDIGIFVDNINLDEDFEVKLIDKISKSINLPFEIIDLRIINKAKHSFLNNIFRTGLLLFTKNEKLLTDLIEETSLEAIANEYISQLSLKELLSL, from the coding sequence ATGTTTGATAAATTCTTTTCCCTTTCAGAAGATATTAAGAAAGAAATAATTGAAAAGATAAAAAATATTCTCATACAAGAAGAATATATTGTTTTTGCCTATATTTTTGGATCCTTTTTAAATGATCCCTCCTTTAGAGATATAGATATAGGTATTTTTGTAGACAATATAAATTTAGATGAAGATTTTGAAGTTAAGTTGATAGATAAAATCTCAAAAAGCATTAATTTACCTTTTGAGATCATAGATTTAAGAATAATTAATAAGGCTAAACATTCCTTCTTAAATAACATATTTAGAACAGGACTCTTATTATTTACAAAGAATGAAAAATTACTTACTGATTTAATAGAAGAAACTTCCTTAGAAGCTATTGCTAATGAATATATCTCTCAACTCTCTTTAAAGGAACTCCTTTCTCTATGA
- a CDS encoding nucleotidyltransferase domain-containing protein translates to MILFGSKARSDFVEESDWDILILVKEKLTLAERKRLWRRIYYAMHSHFPGSSFDIIIKSEDTFEMKKDIANTISNKAYTEGIKL, encoded by the coding sequence ATAATATTATTTGGCTCTAAAGCTAGAAGTGATTTTGTAGAAGAGAGTGATTGGGATATTCTAATTTTAGTAAAGGAAAAACTAACATTAGCAGAAAGAAAAAGGCTCTGGCGAAGAATATACTATGCTATGCATTCCCACTTTCCTGGTTCTTCTTTTGACATAATTATAAAGAGTGAGGATACCTTTGAGATGAAAAAAGATATAGCTAATACCATTTCCAATAAGGCTTATACAGAAGGAATAAAATTATGA
- the hepT gene encoding type VII toxin-antitoxin system HepT family RNase toxin, with protein MLQFNREKISKLLYEMRRAVSRLDSLSNVEKEEFLKDPDKVDSAKYNFIIAIESAIDICNHIISQNGLRPPKDYSDTFRVLFENGFLEKEFFENLVNMVKFRNRLVHIYWEIDNEFLYSILKNNVKDLKALINKIIEILEL; from the coding sequence ATGCTCCAATTTAATAGAGAAAAAATATCCAAACTCCTTTATGAAATGCGAAGAGCAGTAAGTAGATTAGACTCTTTGAGTAATGTGGAAAAGGAAGAATTCCTAAAAGATCCTGATAAGGTTGACAGTGCAAAATATAATTTTATAATAGCCATTGAGTCTGCTATTGATATCTGCAATCACATAATATCTCAAAATGGACTAAGGCCCCCAAAAGATTATTCAGATACTTTTAGAGTTCTTTTTGAAAATGGCTTTTTGGAGAAAGAGTTCTTTGAAAATTTGGTGAATATGGTCAAGTTTAGGAATAGATTAGTACATATATATTGGGAGATTGATAATGAGTTTTTATACTCAATCCTAAAAAATAATGTTAAAGATTTAAAAGCTTTGATCAATAAAATAATTGAAATTTTAGAGCTTTAA
- a CDS encoding MFS transporter encodes MRKFKFFRFVEFLRENPSFFKVWLGYSQSNMGTRFTMIARTILFYQITNSASAVAIFSIFSMLPFILVSPIAGWFSDFISRKKILIFSQIINGFLVLGYIIARDPWIFYILVFLNGVSGVFFSTSFYSMVPQTVKDKDDIVTANSLNNFSENLVDVLGPFLGAIVVKFWGFIPAFIIDSITFFINAFLLSITFISGEERFEKEIRPKALILSFYNDTKEAIKFLINEGRFVKYILVTEFLTLLAGGTINNLLVVFTKEALHSSEAMYGYLLSAGSIGALIGSFILGNLNMKITSYKLYFVGLISIGSFLTIFSFANNISLGLILFFLNGIANALLQVGFMSAIMANVSSQYRGKIFSIYIVSSTLGSVISLLISQRMLTGLNIQVIYRIGALFILMISAIRFIRIQYFKSKKVPWVSY; translated from the coding sequence TTGCGTAAATTTAAATTTTTTCGTTTTGTAGAATTTTTAAGAGAGAATCCTTCTTTTTTTAAGGTATGGCTTGGATATTCTCAGAGTAATATGGGTACAAGATTTACCATGATTGCAAGGACTATTTTATTTTATCAAATTACTAATTCTGCGAGTGCTGTAGCCATCTTTAGTATTTTTTCTATGTTGCCTTTTATTTTGGTAAGTCCTATTGCAGGATGGTTTTCAGATTTTATTTCAAGAAAAAAGATCTTAATATTTTCTCAAATAATCAATGGATTTTTAGTTTTGGGTTATATTATCGCAAGAGATCCATGGATATTTTATATTTTAGTTTTTCTTAATGGTGTTTCTGGAGTCTTTTTCTCTACTTCTTTTTATTCCATGGTTCCTCAAACTGTGAAAGATAAAGATGATATAGTAACAGCAAATTCATTAAACAATTTTAGTGAGAATTTGGTGGATGTTTTAGGACCATTTTTAGGTGCCATTGTAGTGAAATTCTGGGGTTTTATTCCTGCTTTTATCATTGATTCTATAACCTTTTTTATAAATGCCTTTTTATTATCAATAACTTTTATCTCAGGTGAAGAGAGATTTGAGAAGGAGATTAGACCTAAAGCTTTGATATTGTCTTTCTATAATGATACAAAAGAAGCTATAAAGTTTCTTATAAATGAAGGAAGGTTTGTAAAATATATACTTGTTACTGAATTTTTGACACTTTTAGCAGGTGGTACCATAAACAACTTGCTTGTAGTTTTTACAAAAGAAGCCCTTCATAGTTCTGAAGCTATGTATGGTTATTTACTTTCTGCGGGAAGTATAGGAGCTTTAATAGGTTCTTTTATTTTGGGGAATTTAAATATGAAAATTACAAGTTATAAATTGTATTTTGTAGGTCTAATATCTATTGGAAGTTTTTTGACCATATTTTCCTTTGCTAATAACATTTCCTTAGGTTTAATACTTTTCTTTTTAAATGGTATAGCCAATGCTCTTTTGCAGGTAGGATTTATGAGTGCTATAATGGCAAATGTTTCCTCCCAATATAGAGGAAAGATATTTTCTATTTACATAGTATCTTCTACCTTAGGCAGTGTAATTTCTTTACTTATAAGTCAAAGGATGCTAACAGGGTTAAATATTCAAGTTATCTATAGAATTGGAGCTCTCTTTATCCTTATGATAAGTGCAATTAGATTTATTAGGATTCAATATTTTAAGAGTAAAAAAGTGCCGTGGGTAAGTTATTAA
- a CDS encoding HEPN domain-containing protein produces MEDASTDIICFHCQQAIKKYLKSFLTYVDVKAII; encoded by the coding sequence ATTGAAGATGCATCTACAGATATCATATGTTTTCATTGTCAACAGGCTATTAAAAAATACTTAAAATCATTTCTCACTTATGTAGATGTTAAAGCTATAATTTAG
- a CDS encoding ABC transporter permease: MGDKSRLKYYIKVYFWFIAQDIKGRMQYRVDFFISTIGMVITNLFGLLSIYVIFRSIPNILGWNYYEILFIYGFSLLSLTPLQLFFDNLWNLPYYLISGDFIKYYLKPLNIFFFYFAEVFDMKGLSQLIIGIITLSYAWIKLNLEFNLLKFLLLIISLVSSSLVMVSLMVMGSAVAFWVLNVTPLLNFIFRLREYTRYPADIFDPFFKFIFTFIIPIAFVAFYPSQIFLRPQNINFLVFISPFVGILLFFLAYKLWIRGTRRYKGTGV, encoded by the coding sequence ATGGGGGATAAATCCAGATTAAAGTACTACATAAAGGTATATTTTTGGTTTATTGCTCAGGATATAAAGGGAAGAATGCAATATAGGGTAGACTTCTTTATTAGTACTATTGGTATGGTAATCACAAATCTTTTTGGGCTTCTTTCTATATATGTAATTTTTAGATCCATACCAAATATTTTGGGATGGAATTATTATGAGATCCTGTTCATATATGGTTTTTCTTTACTTTCTCTAACTCCTTTGCAACTTTTCTTTGACAACCTCTGGAATCTACCTTACTATCTAATCTCAGGCGATTTTATAAAATACTATCTTAAGCCCCTTAATATATTCTTTTTCTATTTTGCAGAAGTTTTTGACATGAAAGGTTTAAGCCAATTAATCATAGGTATAATTACTCTCTCTTATGCATGGATAAAATTAAATTTAGAATTTAATCTCTTAAAATTTCTTCTTTTAATAATCTCCTTAGTAAGCAGTTCTTTAGTTATGGTCTCTCTTATGGTAATGGGGTCTGCAGTAGCTTTTTGGGTATTGAATGTAACTCCCCTTTTAAACTTTATTTTTAGACTTAGAGAATATACAAGATATCCAGCAGATATCTTTGATCCATTCTTTAAATTTATCTTCACTTTTATAATCCCTATAGCCTTTGTAGCTTTTTATCCCTCCCAAATATTTTTAAGACCTCAAAATATCAATTTCTTAGTCTTTATCTCCCCTTTTGTAGGCATACTATTATTCTTCCTTGCTTATAAACTTTGGATAAGAGGTACCAGAAGATATAAAGGAACAGGAGTTTAA